A single Carettochelys insculpta isolate YL-2023 chromosome 2, ASM3395843v1, whole genome shotgun sequence DNA region contains:
- the LOC142009244 gene encoding carbonic anhydrase 13-like isoform X3 gives MPPDLTPQPPLGWPFSGPGIIFRPIADVQEQMTLALVGITALADATPAMPAPARDSGLEGTPPHPLLAESGNYKPGSTIYQSPRIWMPPASFKSAPCPAPASQTAPLSSPAGRAVAMLHWGYDEHNVLRGGPLTGSYRLRQIHFHWGASDDVGSEHAVDGRKYAAELHVVHWNSDKYSSFVEAARQLDGLAVMAVFLKIGECNAQLKKITDRLDTIRAKGKQALFTNFDPSCLLPHSLDYWTYLGSLTVPPLLESVIWIILREPISVSSEQLARFRSLLCTAEGEAACRMLRNYRPPQPLKGREVRRN, from the exons ATGCCTCCAGATCTGACACCTCAACCCCCCCTAGGTTGGCCTTTCTCAGGTCCTGGGATTATCTTCAGGCCCATCGCTGATGTACAAGAGCAAATGACACTGGCACTGGTTGGCATCACCGCCCTGGCTGACGCTACTCcagccatgcccgctcctgcgcGGGACTCCGGGCTGGAGGGGACCCCGCCTCACCCCCTGCTGGCGGAGAGTGGGAACTACAAGCCGGGCTCAACCATTTATCAGTCCCCGCGCATCTGGATGCCGCCTGCCTCCTTCAAGAGCGCCCCGTGCCCTGCTCCGGCCAGCCAGACcgctcccctctcctctccagccGGCAGAGCCGTGGCCATGCTGCACTGGGGCTACGACGAGCACAACG TGCTGAGAGGGGGACCACTCACTGGAAGCTATAGGCTGCGTCAAATTCACTTTCACTGGGGGGCCAGTGATGATGTTGGCTCAGAGCATGCAGTGGATGGAAGAAAGTATGCCGCAGAG CTTCATGTGGTTCACTGGAATTCGGACAAATATTCCAGTTTTGTTGAGGCAGCTCGACAGCTGGATGGGTTGGCTGTCATGGCAGTTTTTCTAAAG ATAGGTGAATGTAACGCCCAGCTGAAGAAAATTACTGACCGTTTGGATACCATTAGAGCCAAG GGTAAACAAGCACTGTTCACAAACTTTGATCCTTCCTGTTTGCTTCCTCACTCTCTGGACTACTGGACTTATCTTGGTTCCCTTACTGTTCCACCTCTTCTTGAAAGTGTCATCTGGATAATTCTTAGAGAGCCTATCAGTGTTTCCTCTGAGCAG CTAGCCAGATTCCGCAGCCTTCTGTGTACTGCTGAGGGGGAGGCAGCCTGCCGCATGCTGAGAAACTACCGGCCACCACAGCCTTTAAAGGGACGGGAAGTCAGAAGGAATTAA
- the LOC142009244 gene encoding carbonic anhydrase 13-like isoform X1: protein MPPDLTPQPPLGWPFSGPGIIFRPIADVQEQMTLALVGITALADATPAMPAPARDSGLEGTPPHPLLAESGNYKPGSTIYQSPRIWMPPASFKSAPCPAPASQTAPLSSPAGRAVAMLHWGYDEHNGPAHWKEIFPVANGNRQSPIDIKTEEAKYDPALPPIIPNYDPTSAKVILNNGHSTSVEFDDTENKSVLRGGPLTGSYRLRQIHFHWGASDDVGSEHAVDGRKYAAELHVVHWNSDKYSSFVEAARQLDGLAVMAVFLKIGECNAQLKKITDRLDTIRAKGKQALFTNFDPSCLLPHSLDYWTYLGSLTVPPLLESVIWIILREPISVSSEQLARFRSLLCTAEGEAACRMLRNYRPPQPLKGREVRRN, encoded by the exons ATGCCTCCAGATCTGACACCTCAACCCCCCCTAGGTTGGCCTTTCTCAGGTCCTGGGATTATCTTCAGGCCCATCGCTGATGTACAAGAGCAAATGACACTGGCACTGGTTGGCATCACCGCCCTGGCTGACGCTACTCcagccatgcccgctcctgcgcGGGACTCCGGGCTGGAGGGGACCCCGCCTCACCCCCTGCTGGCGGAGAGTGGGAACTACAAGCCGGGCTCAACCATTTATCAGTCCCCGCGCATCTGGATGCCGCCTGCCTCCTTCAAGAGCGCCCCGTGCCCTGCTCCGGCCAGCCAGACcgctcccctctcctctccagccGGCAGAGCCGTGGCCATGCTGCACTGGGGCTACGACGAGCACAACG GGCCTGCTCACTGGAAAGAGATTTTCCCTGTTGCTAATGGAAACCGCCAGTCCCCCATTGACATCAAGACTGAAGAAGCCAAATATGACCCTGCTCTACCACCTATTATCCCTAACTACGATCCAACTTCTGCTAAGGTCATCCTCAACAATGGACACTCCACCAGTGTGGAATTTGATGACACAGAAAATAAATCAG TGCTGAGAGGGGGACCACTCACTGGAAGCTATAGGCTGCGTCAAATTCACTTTCACTGGGGGGCCAGTGATGATGTTGGCTCAGAGCATGCAGTGGATGGAAGAAAGTATGCCGCAGAG CTTCATGTGGTTCACTGGAATTCGGACAAATATTCCAGTTTTGTTGAGGCAGCTCGACAGCTGGATGGGTTGGCTGTCATGGCAGTTTTTCTAAAG ATAGGTGAATGTAACGCCCAGCTGAAGAAAATTACTGACCGTTTGGATACCATTAGAGCCAAG GGTAAACAAGCACTGTTCACAAACTTTGATCCTTCCTGTTTGCTTCCTCACTCTCTGGACTACTGGACTTATCTTGGTTCCCTTACTGTTCCACCTCTTCTTGAAAGTGTCATCTGGATAATTCTTAGAGAGCCTATCAGTGTTTCCTCTGAGCAG CTAGCCAGATTCCGCAGCCTTCTGTGTACTGCTGAGGGGGAGGCAGCCTGCCGCATGCTGAGAAACTACCGGCCACCACAGCCTTTAAAGGGACGGGAAGTCAGAAGGAATTAA
- the LOC142009244 gene encoding carbonic anhydrase 13-like isoform X2 gives MPPDLTPQPPLGWPFSGPGIIFRPIADVQEQMTLALVGITALADATPAMPAPARDSGLEGTPPHPLLAESGNYKPGSTIYQSPRIWMPPASFKSAPCPAPASQTAPLSSPAGRAVAMLHWGYDEHNGPAHWKEIFPVANGNRQSPIDIKTEEAKYDPALPPIIPNYDPTSAKVILNNGHSTSVEFDDTENKSVLRGGPLTGSYRLRQIHFHWGASDDVGSEHAVDGRKYAAELHVVHWNSDKYSSFVEAARQLDGLAVMAVFLKIGECNAQLKKITDRLDTIRAKGKQALFTNFDPSCLLPHSLDYWTYLGSLTVPPLLESVIWIILREPISVSSEQCPQRALCCRNIRDVTAHALSASQIPQPSVYC, from the exons ATGCCTCCAGATCTGACACCTCAACCCCCCCTAGGTTGGCCTTTCTCAGGTCCTGGGATTATCTTCAGGCCCATCGCTGATGTACAAGAGCAAATGACACTGGCACTGGTTGGCATCACCGCCCTGGCTGACGCTACTCcagccatgcccgctcctgcgcGGGACTCCGGGCTGGAGGGGACCCCGCCTCACCCCCTGCTGGCGGAGAGTGGGAACTACAAGCCGGGCTCAACCATTTATCAGTCCCCGCGCATCTGGATGCCGCCTGCCTCCTTCAAGAGCGCCCCGTGCCCTGCTCCGGCCAGCCAGACcgctcccctctcctctccagccGGCAGAGCCGTGGCCATGCTGCACTGGGGCTACGACGAGCACAACG GGCCTGCTCACTGGAAAGAGATTTTCCCTGTTGCTAATGGAAACCGCCAGTCCCCCATTGACATCAAGACTGAAGAAGCCAAATATGACCCTGCTCTACCACCTATTATCCCTAACTACGATCCAACTTCTGCTAAGGTCATCCTCAACAATGGACACTCCACCAGTGTGGAATTTGATGACACAGAAAATAAATCAG TGCTGAGAGGGGGACCACTCACTGGAAGCTATAGGCTGCGTCAAATTCACTTTCACTGGGGGGCCAGTGATGATGTTGGCTCAGAGCATGCAGTGGATGGAAGAAAGTATGCCGCAGAG CTTCATGTGGTTCACTGGAATTCGGACAAATATTCCAGTTTTGTTGAGGCAGCTCGACAGCTGGATGGGTTGGCTGTCATGGCAGTTTTTCTAAAG ATAGGTGAATGTAACGCCCAGCTGAAGAAAATTACTGACCGTTTGGATACCATTAGAGCCAAG GGTAAACAAGCACTGTTCACAAACTTTGATCCTTCCTGTTTGCTTCCTCACTCTCTGGACTACTGGACTTATCTTGGTTCCCTTACTGTTCCACCTCTTCTTGAAAGTGTCATCTGGATAATTCTTAGAGAGCCTATCAGTGTTTCCTCTGAGCAG TGCCCACAACGTGCCCTGTGCTGTAGAAACATAAGGGATGTCACAGCTCATGCCTTGTCTG CTAGCCAGATTCCGCAGCCTTCTGTGTACTGCTGA